The following nucleotide sequence is from Melioribacteraceae bacterium.
ATTGAATATGCAACAGCAATTGAAAGAGCTAAGGTTGCAAATAAAATCCCGGTACCGAGTAAATATAATTTCGGAAACTTCTTGCCGAAAAAGATAAGTATGATAAAACTTATCAAAGGAAGTAATAAAATTGCGATCGAGCTATTTATAATTGAAATTTCCGACATACTTTATTCTTTTAGATTATTGATTTCGTCAACGTTTACGTTTGTAAATGTCTTATATAAATTGAGAACTATTGCCAATGCAATTGCGGCTTCCGCTGCGGCAAGGATAATTACGAATAGCGCCATTACTTGTCCGCCTAAACCAAAATTTCCGTACTTAGCAAATGCAACAAAATT
It contains:
- the nuoK gene encoding NADH-quinone oxidoreductase subunit NuoK; translated protein: MIEVGLNHFLVISSILFSLGIYGVVTRKNAVMVLMGIELILNAANINFVAFAKYGNFGLGGQVMALFVIILAAAEAAIALAIVLNLYKTFTNVNVDEINNLKE